The window CCGTTTTAGTGGCGATTTCTCGTTGGATTGATGCTCGATGATGCCGCCCCGATGTGATAGCTGATTAAATCTGCAAATTCTCTGCTCATAGGTCATTGAGCATTTCAATTTCGCGCCGTTGACTGCGGTCCTGTCTGTCAACTACCTTGATAGGTTCCTCTCCGTCTATCCCCTTCCTGTAAGTCTTATCATCATCACCATCTCAGTAGCAACTGAAGCAAACCCTGCTCAAATCCCTTTAATCATGGAGGAATTGGGTTCTCATGGCAGGAAGGCAAAGCTTGGGTGACACAGCTCTTGGCAGTGGCTTGCTTGTCCCTCGCTTCAAAGATGGAGGAGACCTATGTGCCGCTCCCCGTCGACCTGCAGGTCAGTGActgatgcatctcatctcatggcagACCTCCGCATATACATACATCGCTGAAAGGTTCTTTCTTTCAGTTTCATCTCAATTAATCGACGGTTTTCGATTGACAGGTGGTTGAGGCAAATTCTGCGTTCGAGGGGAAGACCATAAAAAGGATGGAGCTTTTGGTGCTCAGCACCTTAAAATGGAGGATGCAAGCTGTTACTGCTTGCTCATTTATTGACTACTTCCTGCGCAAATTCAATGATCATGACGCGCCCTCCATGCTCGCATTCTCCCGCTCGACCGACCTCATCCTGAGCACAGCTAAAGGTATGAGAGTTAAATCAGACCTCTTTTTTAGTATTCATCGATCAATGTAGTAAATTAAATCTCTTTTTTTAGTATTCATCGATCAATGTGTTAAATCAGATCTCCTTTTTAGTATTCATCGATCAATGTGTTAAACCAGATCATTTTTTTGGTATGCATCGATCAATGTGTATAATTTGGCGGCGATCAATTCTTAAAGTTTGAGAATTTGGATTGCAGGAGCTGATTTTTTGGTGTTCAGACCTTCAGAGATTGCTGCAAGTGTCGCACTTGCCGCATTTGGGGAGCGCAATACTTCAGTAGTCGAGCGGGCTACAACTACTTGCAAGTTCATAAACAAGGTAGTGATCAGCTCAGTGTCATCACTTACTAAACCATTtgccccccacccacccaccccccacACGCACATACAAAATTGTAACCTGTAAATGCAATGATGCGCTTGAATTGCTACTTCATTTGCCTAAATACCTCTTATGTCTTCTAGGAGCGAGTGTTAAGATGCTACGAATTGATTCAAGACAAGATAGCAATGGGAACCATTGTCCTAAAGTCAGCTGGATCATCAATGTTCTCTGTGCCGCAAAGCCCGATAGGCGTGTTGGATGCTGCTGCATGTCTCAGCCAACAGAGTGATGATACTGCTGTTGGATCTCCAGCAACATGCTACCAAGCCTCTTCGGCAAGCAAAAGGAGGAGAATTGGCAGATGACCGATCTCATGTCGTGCTGTGCTTCAGGTGTGTTGCTCACCGTTTTGGCTGTTTTGTTGTTTCAAACATCTCAATTCAGTTTGGTCACTCGAGAACTATAGTGTGGTCAAGTAGTTGCTGGAAGGAACAAAAACACCATAGTCAATACTTGACCCATAAAAACAAACAGTTCGCCGCGAGCCTGTTCATGCAATCGACATATGTAAGGGGCATGCTAAGCTGTTAGTGTCCTGAGATGCATGCTAGTGTAGGCAGAGATGGAGCAAGGAAGTTGCATGTTGTAGAGATGAGAGCTCTATTGCCCTATTTTGTATTTCGGTTCCATATTCAGTTTCTAATGAACTTTGGGCAAGGGCTGCTCTGATCATTGAGGCGGTGAATGAAAATGATCCTAAAACGGATCGGCTGAGATACAGAACAGTTTATATTTGTTCTGATGAGTTATAAATTTTGTCGACATTATTTGTTGTTccattttatttccctttttatgtgaTGTCTACTATTATGTCGTGATCCTTGATTGCAACTGTGCTTGTCTACCCAATCCTTTATTCGTCACTCGTTGAAGAATCAATGATGAATAAATGATCTTCTTTTCAAGATTCCAACACTAGTTCAGTAATTTATGGGATCAAATATAGAGCATAAGGGATGCCTGTTTCCTTACAAGTGCATTACCCCTTACCATGTGATTTGGAGCATAATTTGTATGCTAAGGTTAGTAGCACTGATGGCCCTAGATCAGCCTGCTAGACCCGTAAATGAAACCTCTTGCTGTTGAATACTGTAGTGCAATCTGATTTTTCGATATGTATATGCATTCACAAACCTGCATTTGAAGTTCCAtctcaaaaaacagaaactgagatCCACCTGTGCCACCTACATTGCCATCTCTGTGCACCTATCTTCATGGTCAAGCACCATTTTGTCGGATTTGCTAATGCCAACTCTGACTGAGGAACTATTAAACCTCAGTCAGCCAAGCTTACCATCCAATAAGGTTCACTTGCTTTTATCTAGGTTTAAAAATCcacttgtttgtgtgtgtgtgtgtttctgtgctgaaccgttggatgaagaactCAGGATGTCGACCGAAATTTCTTAATGAAAATAGAAACTGAGATCCATCTAGGCACCTACATTACCATATCTGTGCACCTACCTTCATGGTCAAGCACCATATTTATCGTATTTGCTAATGCTTTGTCGGCTAAGAAGTTCTTAAATCTCAGTCAGGCAAGCTTACCATCCAATAAGGCTCAAGATTTTTTAAATCTAGGTTTAACAACCCACttgttttttttttgtgtgtgtattTCTGGTAAACCGTCGGATGAAAACTTATGGGGTGACCGAGATTTCTTAGTTCTTTTTCACCCCATTTGGTTCACTTGAATCAGAGTACCACATCTAAATCTTGATCCTGCTGCCTGTGTCACTTGAGTCAGAGTGTACTCAAGTTTACCATCCAATAAGGCTCAAGATTGTTTTTGCTTTCTTTATCCAGGTTTAAAAACCCACCTGATCTGTGTGCGTTTCTGTTAAACCATTGGATGAAGAATTGAGGGAGTCGAGACCCAGATTTCTCAATTCTTGTCGACTGACCCTAGTTTCTCTCACCCCATTTAGTTAACTTGAATCAGGGTGTACCTCAAGTTTACCATAAATCTTGATCCTGCTTCCTGTGTCATTTGACTTCTCTTCTTCTTTTCAATATCCTGTAGTAGTACGTAGTAGATTCCACACTGAGATGCCTGTCTCTGCATGACGCTAGAGTATTATTTACCATACTGGGGGGTCAACTGGATCATAACGGTAGAGATGTTGAGGAACATGGTGGACATACTCCCTTGTGGAGCTGCAGTAGAGTTACTGTCTACCAGCAGTCTGTGGTTTGCCTCTGTTCTTGCTGTCCTTTAATGATCTGCCTCTGCACTTGCCTAGTTGGCCACCATCAGTTCAAGTGTGGGGCAGTGAGAAATGGACCTGTGAAAATGCACTGAACAGAATATCCTCCGCGTGATAAAACAAACAAAACATGACCGCCCGGTAGCGATTTTGTGAATATTAATTGTCTCTGGTAATGCATGTTGCGGAACACCTTCAAAATGTTTTGTGACAGATGGTTTTTGGGTGGGGTATTACACGCTTGAGGGCTTTCCAGTATCTTTATCAACCTAGTTTTGTGATTGAAGTCGTGTATGGTGCAGTATGCTGTGGTTCCTGTGTTGGGAATTGCTTTGCACATTCGAGTATCCAGAGCCCCCAGCGCAATACCTGTGTGTTGGTTGGTGAAGTAGGTTTAAGATCTTTCCACCTATTGTGCGAAAACAGAATGTGTAATGATTGGTGGAAATGGAGATAAAGACGATCAAATTCATCTTGCGCCTGAGGTTTAGATCCTTGATTTATTGTCAGAAAATCGTGGAATAGATAGCACAATCTGCTGCCATAGATTGCGAATTATGCGACCGATCATCGATATCGATTGCTACCCGTACGGGGGAACGAGTGAAGGACGACCGCAGCCAAGTTTCTGGCTGGGCAGAAGGTATGGTTGACGCTGGCTCAGACATGTTTATGACCCAGCTGTGAATCCAGGCCAATCCTGACTCGCCCAAGCCGTAGGAGTAGGTAAACCCAGCCATGATGATTGATCCAAGCTGCTGCCAGTGGCAGTCATTGGTAGATCGGATCCGTGAGGTGACTAAcgcgaaaagaaaaaagaaagactaTCCTGTGAGGAGTGAATGAATCATGGTGTTTTGGTCGCCCGCGTCACGcgtccctccttccttcccctaccACCACTCTACGACCGGTAGTCCAGTACCGGGCCAGGCCGGGCCGGTCGTGGTAGTACGTGGGCCTCCACGTAGGTGCGCCGCGGCAGGAGGCTCGCTCGTTGCGTTGCGTTGGCTGTTCCCGTGTC is drawn from Triticum dicoccoides isolate Atlit2015 ecotype Zavitan chromosome 6B, WEW_v2.0, whole genome shotgun sequence and contains these coding sequences:
- the LOC119322917 gene encoding cyclin-D3-1-like, encoding MVPSGYDCAASVLLCAEDNAAILGLDDDEEDCSWAAAAATPPRIAAAAADAAAAAEGFLVDHPVQSDECVAALVETEKEHMPADGYPQMLLRRPGALDLAAVRRDAIDWIWKVIEHFNFAPLTAVLSVNYLDRFLSVYPLPEGKAWVTQLLAVACLSLASKMEETYVPLPVDLQVVEANSAFEGKTIKRMELLVLSTLKWRMQAVTACSFIDYFLRKFNDHDAPSMLAFSRSTDLILSTAKGADFLVFRPSEIAASVALAAFGERNTSVVERATTTCKFINKERVLRCYELIQDKIAMGTIVLKSAGSSMFSVPQSPIGVLDAAACLSQQSDDTAVGSPATCYQASSASKRRRIGR